GTCCAGGGGCATTAGGTCGCGCCCGCGGGTGGCATTGCCGATGGTGTCGCGGTCGAGGATTTCCTGGGGATGGTCGAGGAACAGCTTGAGCAGGGCGAAGTCGGCACCGGAGAGAATCACCTCCTCGCCGTCGTTGTGGAACAGCCGGTGACTGATCACATCCAGGCGCCATTCGTCGAAGCACAATACTTCACCGGCGACCCGCTCCTGGGCGAACTGCACGCGGCGCAGCAGCGCCTTGATCCGCGCCTGCAACTCCCGGGGGCTGAAGGGCTTGCCCAGGTAGTCGTCGGCCCCCAGCTCCAGGCCGATGACCCGGTCGGCTTCGTCGGAGCTGGCGGTGAGCATGATGATCGGCACCTGGCTGCGCCGCGGGTGCTGGCGAATCCAGCGGCACAGGCTGAAGCCGTCTTCGTCGGGCAGCATCACGTCGAGGATCACCAGGTCGCTGGGCGCCTCGTTCAGGGCCTGACGAAAACCGGCGCCATCGGCGGTCGTGCGCACCTGGAAACCGCAACGGCTGAGGTAGGTTTCCAGCAGCTCGCGAATTTCCTGATCGTCGTCAACCAACAAGATCGACTTACTGACTGAACTCACCGGGGCCGTCCTCATTGTTGGGCAGGGAGCGCGATTATGCCTGATGGCGGGAGGCCTGTTATCGCCTCTTCGCCGGCAAGCCGGATCCTGCGCCCATGCTGCTCGGTGTCAGCCCTGGGCCTGCTCCAGGGCCACGCCGGCACCGGTCAGCCCGGAGTACGGCGCAGTCACCAGCCACACCGGGATGCCCTTGAAGTAATCGCTCATGCAGCCCTTGTCGGCAAAGCTTCTGGCAAAACCGCTGTGGATGAAGAAATCGGCGAAACGCGGAATCACCCCGCCGACGATATACACCCCACCCCGCGCGCCCGTGGTCAGGACGTTGTTACCCGCCACCCGCCCCAGCCAGCAGCAGAACTGCTCCAGCACTTCCCGGGCAATCGGATCACCGGCCAGACCGGCCGCCGTGATGGCTTCCGGGGTGTGCAAACGCGGTTCATGACCGTCCACCGCGCAGATCGCCCGGTACACCCGGGGCAATCCACCGCCGCTCAAGGCAGTCTCGGCGCTGACATGGCCGATCTCGGCGTGGATGTGTTGCCAGAGCTGGGTTTCCCGCGCACTGCCCAGGGGCAGGTCGACATGGCCGCCCTCCCCCGGCAAGGCCATGTAGCGGCCGTCGCCGAAGTTCAACAAGGTGCCGACGCCGAGGCCGGTGCCCGGGCCGATCACCACCGCCGGACGCAAGGGCTCGGCAACGCCTTCGCAGACCACGCGAAACTCATCGGGCTGCAGACGGGTCATGCCCAGGGCCATGGCCGAGAAGTCGTTGACCAGCAACAGCCGCTCCACTTGCAGGGTCTGGCAGAACGCCTGGCGGCTCAGGCGCCAGTGGTTGTTGGTGAATCGAAACTCATCGCCACTGACCGGACCGGCCACCGACAGGCACACCGAGCCGATGGCGCCCAGGGCCAGGCCCTGGGCGTGCAGATAGGCCTGGATGGCGTCTTCCGGGCAGCGATAGTCCGCCGTTGCCAGCACCTGGATCGCGTCCAGCTGCTGATCCTTCCACAACGCGAAGCGCGCGTTGGTCCCACCGATGTCACCGACCAGGGCCAGTTTCAATTAAGCGTCTCCAGTGCAGAGGTAAAGGCGCTGGCGCCCTGCTCTGCCGAGCTGAAGGCCATGCGCATGAAAGCGAAGAGTTCGCGGCCGGCGCCGACGTTGTTGCCCAGCAGCCCCTTGGCCGGTTCCCGGGCGGCGAATTCGGCGGCGTCGACCTTGAGCTCCAGGGTGCCCTTGACCCCGTCCACGCGAATGATGTCGCCGTCCAGCAC
This genomic stretch from Pseudomonas sp. Os17 harbors:
- a CDS encoding response regulator, producing the protein MSSVSKSILLVDDDQEIRELLETYLSRCGFQVRTTADGAGFRQALNEAPSDLVILDVMLPDEDGFSLCRWIRQHPRRSQVPIIMLTASSDEADRVIGLELGADDYLGKPFSPRELQARIKALLRRVQFAQERVAGEVLCFDEWRLDVISHRLFHNDGEEVILSGADFALLKLFLDHPQEILDRDTIGNATRGRDLMPLDRIVDMAVSRLRQRLRDTEKPPRLIRTVRGSGYQLAANVVAGNAL
- a CDS encoding glucokinase — protein: MKLALVGDIGGTNARFALWKDQQLDAIQVLATADYRCPEDAIQAYLHAQGLALGAIGSVCLSVAGPVSGDEFRFTNNHWRLSRQAFCQTLQVERLLLVNDFSAMALGMTRLQPDEFRVVCEGVAEPLRPAVVIGPGTGLGVGTLLNFGDGRYMALPGEGGHVDLPLGSARETQLWQHIHAEIGHVSAETALSGGGLPRVYRAICAVDGHEPRLHTPEAITAAGLAGDPIAREVLEQFCCWLGRVAGNNVLTTGARGGVYIVGGVIPRFADFFIHSGFARSFADKGCMSDYFKGIPVWLVTAPYSGLTGAGVALEQAQG